One stretch of Qipengyuania gelatinilytica DNA includes these proteins:
- a CDS encoding UDP-N-acetylmuramoyl-L-alanyl-D-glutamate--2,6-diaminopimelate ligase, which produces MKLSKLCVQAGMECPGSGDTNVTGFAIDNRKVAPGTVFGAFQGTQVNGEDFIPAAIEAGAVAVVARAEAKVEGAIHIASDTPRKTFADLAAQFFTPVPDHIVAVTGTNGKTSCVEMTRQIWRMSGERAASIGTLGVTTPDESVSTGLTTPDIVTFLSNMSGLAREGVTHVAYEASSHGLSQYRNEGIPVEAAGFTNFSRDHLDYHADMEDYFAAKMRLFDEVVSDDATAVVWMGAGDSGWNARVVDHAQKRGLKIMTVGEQGEDIRLTRREPTQLGQSLTVEHAGTERTINLPLIGAYQVSNALVSAGLALASGIDASRVWDAVARLQPVRGRLERAVIAPSGAPVYVDYAHTPDAIEAAIAALRPHVTGRLITVFGAGGDRDHGKRAPMGEAAAKASDLVIVTDDNPRGEDAAEIRRQVLEGAGDAREVAGRREAIHAAIAEAGRDDIVLVAGKGHETGQIIGSGENMRVHPFDDVEVARECAAQIARGDA; this is translated from the coding sequence ATGAAGCTGAGTAAGCTCTGCGTGCAGGCCGGCATGGAATGTCCCGGTAGCGGCGATACCAATGTCACCGGCTTTGCCATCGACAATCGCAAGGTTGCGCCCGGCACCGTGTTCGGCGCCTTCCAGGGCACTCAGGTCAATGGCGAGGACTTCATTCCCGCCGCCATCGAAGCAGGCGCCGTGGCCGTCGTCGCGCGCGCAGAGGCGAAAGTCGAAGGCGCGATCCACATCGCGAGCGACACGCCGCGCAAGACGTTTGCCGACCTCGCCGCGCAGTTCTTTACGCCCGTGCCCGACCACATCGTCGCCGTCACCGGTACCAATGGGAAGACCTCCTGCGTCGAGATGACCCGCCAGATCTGGCGCATGTCGGGCGAGCGTGCAGCGAGCATCGGGACGCTCGGCGTCACAACACCTGACGAAAGCGTGTCCACCGGGCTCACCACCCCCGATATCGTCACCTTCCTGTCGAACATGAGCGGCCTTGCGCGCGAAGGCGTGACCCATGTCGCATACGAAGCCTCCAGCCACGGGCTGTCGCAATACCGCAACGAGGGCATTCCCGTTGAAGCGGCAGGCTTCACCAATTTCAGCCGCGACCACCTCGACTACCATGCTGACATGGAAGACTATTTCGCGGCCAAGATGCGCCTCTTCGACGAGGTGGTCTCGGACGATGCGACGGCGGTCGTCTGGATGGGTGCAGGGGACAGTGGGTGGAATGCCCGCGTTGTCGACCACGCACAAAAGCGCGGCCTCAAGATCATGACCGTGGGCGAGCAGGGCGAGGATATTCGCCTGACCCGCCGCGAGCCGACGCAGCTCGGCCAGTCGCTGACGGTCGAGCACGCGGGGACAGAACGCACCATCAACCTGCCCCTGATCGGTGCCTACCAGGTTTCGAATGCGCTTGTTTCGGCCGGGCTGGCTCTTGCATCGGGTATTGACGCGAGCCGCGTCTGGGATGCGGTAGCACGGCTCCAGCCGGTTCGCGGCCGTCTCGAGCGTGCGGTCATCGCGCCCAGCGGTGCGCCGGTCTACGTCGATTATGCCCACACGCCCGATGCAATCGAGGCAGCTATCGCAGCACTGCGACCCCACGTAACCGGCCGCCTCATCACCGTATTCGGGGCTGGCGGCGACCGTGACCACGGCAAGCGCGCGCCGATGGGCGAGGCTGCTGCCAAGGCCAGCGATCTCGTCATTGTCACGGACGACAACCCCCGCGGCGAAGATGCTGCGGAAATCCGTCGCCAGGTGCTTGAAGGCGCGGGCGATGCGCGCGAGGTAGCGGGCCGTCGCGAAGCAATCCATGCAGCCATTGCCGAAGCGGGCAGGGACGACATCGTCCTCGTCGCTGGCAAGGGCCATGAAACGGGTCAGATCATCGGATCGGGAGAGAACATGCGGGTGCACCCCTTCGACGACGTGGAAGTCGCACGCGAATGCGCGGCGCAAATTGCCCGAGGTGATGCATGA